A single Anatilimnocola floriformis DNA region contains:
- a CDS encoding threonine aldolase family protein, translated as MAPIDLRSDTVTKPTAAMRAFIANCEVGDDVIDVDPTCNKLERLTAELLGKEAAIFMPSGTMTNQVGVRIHCKAGDEFICEVGCHIYNYEQAAFAQLGGVATRTVEGLGGVLHVDQLRDLIRPGNDHMVRTRLVCLENTHNRGAGKVQPYDHVEDICTWAHENGLRTHLDGARLFNAVAATGIPAEQWSKHFDTVSVCFSKGLGAPVGSALAGPKEMIAEARRHRKLFGGAMRQCGIIAAGALYGLEHHRGRLVQDHANAQILAAAIRQTEGLALSPEDVDTNIVIFKVDPKLGSAAQFQAELKLQNVLALAISKTQVRLVTHLDVTEAQCREAGKIIERVAGELAKGNTAAKELEPAY; from the coding sequence ATGGCCCCCATCGACCTCCGCAGCGATACCGTTACCAAACCCACCGCGGCCATGCGGGCGTTTATCGCCAATTGCGAGGTCGGCGACGACGTGATCGACGTCGATCCCACCTGCAACAAGCTGGAACGGCTGACCGCCGAACTGCTGGGCAAGGAAGCTGCCATCTTCATGCCCTCCGGGACTATGACGAACCAGGTGGGCGTGCGGATTCATTGCAAAGCGGGCGATGAGTTCATCTGTGAAGTCGGCTGCCATATCTACAACTACGAACAAGCGGCCTTCGCCCAGCTCGGCGGCGTGGCCACACGAACCGTGGAAGGGCTCGGCGGCGTGCTGCATGTCGATCAGCTTCGCGACTTGATCCGGCCCGGCAACGATCACATGGTTCGTACTCGCCTGGTCTGCCTCGAGAACACGCACAATCGCGGCGCCGGCAAAGTTCAGCCCTACGATCACGTCGAAGACATCTGCACCTGGGCGCACGAAAACGGTTTGCGGACGCATCTCGACGGCGCGCGCCTTTTCAACGCCGTAGCCGCGACCGGCATTCCCGCCGAGCAATGGTCGAAGCATTTCGACACCGTCAGCGTTTGCTTCAGCAAGGGCCTCGGTGCTCCTGTCGGTTCCGCGTTGGCTGGGCCGAAGGAAATGATTGCCGAAGCTCGTCGTCATCGCAAACTCTTCGGCGGCGCCATGCGTCAGTGCGGCATCATTGCCGCTGGTGCGCTCTACGGCCTCGAACATCATCGTGGCCGACTGGTTCAAGATCATGCCAACGCTCAGATCCTCGCTGCGGCGATTCGCCAGACCGAAGGGCTCGCTCTCTCACCGGAAGATGTCGATACCAACATCGTCATCTTCAAGGTCGATCCCAAGCTCGGCTCGGCTGCGCAATTCCAAGCTGAACTGAAACTGCAAAACGTCCTGGCCCTCGCCATCAGCAAGACGCAGGTCCGCTTGGTGACTCATCTCGACGTCACCGAAGCTCAATGCCGCGAA
- a CDS encoding RNA polymerase sigma factor encodes MSTLDQHESELVRYAQRFVGDLHAARDVVQHAFLRLCDQDPKELRGREAAWLYRVCRNRALDWLRQSGRLQSFDESDELQLTGEQSSSPESDPAVLAERGELSDVLRSLVDRLPLLYREPLQLWSQGWSYREIAEVVERTEGNVRVLVHRAVKALREHPQVSSWQAAGVRG; translated from the coding sequence ATGTCAACTCTGGACCAGCATGAGTCGGAGTTGGTGCGTTATGCGCAACGTTTTGTGGGCGATTTGCATGCCGCCCGCGACGTGGTGCAACACGCCTTTCTTCGGCTGTGCGATCAGGACCCGAAGGAATTGCGGGGACGCGAAGCCGCCTGGCTGTATCGCGTATGCCGTAATCGGGCCCTCGATTGGTTGCGGCAGTCCGGTCGGCTGCAGTCGTTCGACGAAAGCGATGAACTGCAACTGACGGGCGAGCAATCGAGTTCGCCGGAGTCCGATCCAGCCGTGCTCGCCGAGCGGGGAGAATTGAGCGACGTGCTCCGGTCGCTGGTCGACCGCTTGCCGTTGCTGTACCGCGAGCCGTTGCAGCTCTGGTCGCAAGGTTGGTCGTATCGCGAGATTGCCGAAGTGGTGGAGCGCACCGAAGGCAACGTTCGCGTGCTCGTCCACCGGGCGGTCAAAGCACTGCGCGAGCATCCGCAAGTTTCGAGCTGGCAAGCCGCGGGAGTGAGGGGATAG
- a CDS encoding VWA domain-containing protein: MKTNQHNSGEPADPFANQLKQAIAGNNLPPADPALREALLKKLNQPAGEPTLTVAAANRRRTFFQRAGMVLASTAALALVAFLWQRPHSAMSLLSWRDEAPPRAVKRANSALDDDFHSFGVGLKPAGPAADLDYREKNAGVAQGEPAVQRSKKEPVPSKPTGQVKGGARPGMGRGRGSGDRPEAEVSESDFNSAGITFGYEVNRGPEAQPAPTTAPGNPVESAPARPYTVTRGQRDYFESAGGNPAANEPKPAGGPASAWIGGEAKNPVTYSMPAPPSAIPLPAQPAGPGKPGNQTTHTASKVEGLTPRILVDDESSKLPTSGTPFGPANKELRQFADELAHADSEKLAEQLTQKDSGVKQRQEEIRQKFSKVVTLADDLKRERARGDLNEVAERKKLADLDVAIRDVQDTERKYKAILPQIGGEQYAPIVENEFRSPSAEGHAQSTFSIDVDTASYANTRRFLNNGSLPPPDAVRIEELVNYFKYKYPQPKGDDPFSVNMEMADCPWHPGHKLLRVGLQGKEIHRAERPASNIVFLIDTSGSMTDANKLPLLKQAFTMLTSELGENDKVTIVTYAGNAGLKLEPTRGDQKDKIIAAIDSLQSGGSTHGSAGITLAYEQAAAQFIKGGTNKVILATDGDLNVGITDDAALVDLITKKKESGVFLTVLGVGTGNLKDAKMERLADNGNGVYAYLDSVREARKVLVEEMSGSLVTIAKDVKIQIVFNPVQIQSYRLLGYENRVMANKDFDNDKKDAGEIGAGHSVTAFYEVVLADGAKKQQADADESKEEAEDLIYQRPKVEKPKLELTDAANNGELLTVKLRYKQPESDTSKLLKFPLKDKGGNFNSASADFQFASSVVAFGLALRNSEYRGSANLSAVSEIATAAIGEDAGGHRAEFLDLVRRAKSLRGE; this comes from the coding sequence ATGAAGACCAACCAGCACAACTCAGGCGAACCAGCCGATCCATTTGCCAATCAACTGAAGCAAGCTATTGCCGGCAACAATCTACCGCCAGCCGATCCGGCGCTGCGCGAAGCACTCCTCAAGAAGCTGAACCAACCGGCGGGTGAACCAACGCTGACCGTCGCTGCGGCGAATCGTCGGCGGACGTTCTTCCAACGGGCCGGGATGGTTTTGGCGTCGACGGCGGCGCTGGCGCTTGTCGCTTTCCTGTGGCAACGGCCTCATTCGGCGATGTCGCTATTGAGCTGGCGTGACGAAGCACCGCCGCGGGCTGTGAAGCGGGCTAACTCGGCCTTGGATGACGATTTTCACTCGTTCGGTGTTGGACTTAAACCAGCGGGACCGGCGGCAGATTTAGACTACCGAGAGAAGAATGCCGGAGTCGCGCAAGGCGAGCCTGCGGTCCAACGGTCCAAAAAGGAACCGGTGCCGAGCAAGCCTACGGGCCAAGTGAAGGGCGGAGCGCGTCCCGGCATGGGGCGAGGCCGTGGCTCCGGTGATCGCCCCGAAGCAGAGGTTAGCGAATCTGATTTCAATTCGGCTGGGATCACGTTTGGCTATGAGGTTAACAGAGGCCCGGAAGCGCAACCGGCTCCAACTACGGCGCCTGGCAATCCTGTGGAATCAGCTCCAGCTCGCCCCTACACAGTGACTCGTGGCCAGCGCGACTATTTTGAAAGTGCTGGTGGAAATCCCGCGGCAAACGAACCTAAACCCGCAGGCGGACCTGCCAGCGCTTGGATCGGTGGTGAGGCAAAAAATCCGGTCACTTATTCCATGCCGGCCCCGCCGAGCGCGATTCCCCTGCCAGCCCAACCCGCGGGGCCCGGCAAGCCTGGCAACCAGACTACGCATACGGCAAGCAAGGTAGAAGGATTGACGCCGCGGATCCTCGTGGACGATGAGTCCTCGAAGCTGCCAACCAGCGGCACGCCTTTTGGGCCAGCGAACAAGGAACTACGTCAATTTGCGGATGAGCTGGCCCACGCCGACTCGGAGAAGCTCGCCGAGCAACTGACGCAAAAGGATTCAGGCGTCAAGCAACGTCAGGAAGAGATTCGCCAGAAGTTCAGCAAGGTCGTCACGCTGGCCGACGATTTGAAGCGCGAGCGGGCTCGTGGCGATTTGAACGAAGTGGCTGAACGCAAGAAGCTTGCTGATCTCGATGTCGCGATTCGCGACGTGCAAGACACGGAACGCAAGTACAAAGCCATTCTGCCGCAAATTGGCGGTGAGCAATATGCTCCGATCGTTGAGAACGAGTTCCGTTCGCCGAGCGCCGAAGGGCACGCGCAGTCGACGTTCTCGATCGATGTCGACACGGCTTCGTATGCCAACACCCGCCGCTTTTTGAACAACGGTTCGTTGCCGCCGCCGGATGCGGTCCGCATCGAAGAGTTGGTGAATTACTTCAAGTACAAGTATCCGCAGCCGAAGGGTGACGATCCTTTCTCCGTCAACATGGAGATGGCCGATTGCCCGTGGCATCCGGGGCACAAGCTGTTGCGGGTTGGTCTGCAAGGGAAAGAAATTCACCGTGCCGAACGGCCGGCGAGCAACATCGTGTTCCTCATCGATACCTCGGGCTCGATGACCGATGCCAATAAGCTGCCGCTGCTGAAGCAAGCCTTCACTATGCTCACTTCCGAGCTCGGCGAGAACGACAAGGTGACGATCGTCACTTACGCCGGCAACGCCGGCTTGAAGCTCGAGCCAACGCGCGGCGATCAGAAGGATAAGATCATCGCGGCCATCGACAGCCTGCAATCGGGCGGTTCGACGCACGGCAGTGCCGGCATCACGCTGGCCTATGAACAAGCGGCTGCCCAGTTCATCAAGGGCGGCACCAACAAGGTCATCCTCGCCACTGACGGTGACCTGAATGTCGGCATCACCGACGATGCAGCCCTGGTCGATTTGATCACGAAGAAAAAGGAATCGGGCGTCTTCCTCACCGTCCTTGGCGTCGGCACGGGCAATCTCAAGGATGCCAAGATGGAACGCCTCGCCGACAACGGCAACGGTGTGTATGCCTATCTCGACAGTGTTCGCGAAGCCCGCAAGGTGCTTGTTGAAGAGATGTCGGGGAGCCTGGTGACGATTGCCAAGGACGTGAAAATCCAGATCGTGTTTAATCCGGTCCAGATTCAGTCATATCGTTTGCTCGGTTATGAAAACCGCGTGATGGCCAACAAGGATTTCGACAACGACAAGAAGGATGCTGGTGAAATTGGTGCCGGCCACAGCGTAACCGCCTTCTACGAAGTCGTGCTCGCTGACGGTGCGAAGAAACAGCAGGCCGATGCAGATGAGTCGAAGGAAGAGGCCGAGGATCTGATCTATCAGCGACCGAAAGTAGAGAAGCCCAAACTGGAACTTACGGACGCTGCGAACAATGGCGAGTTGCTCACCGTCAAGTTGCGGTACAAGCAGCCCGAATCCGACACGAGCAAACTGCTGAAATTCCCCCTCAAGGACAAGGGGGGCAACTTCAACAGTGCCTCGGCCGATTTCCAATTCGCTTCGTCAGTCGTCGCCTTCGGCCTGGCTCTGCGAAACAGCGAGTATCGCGGCAGCGCGAATCTCTCTGCCGTTTCGGAAATCGCCACGGCTGCCATCGGCGAAGACGCCGGCGGCCATCGGGCCGAGTTCCTCGATCTCGTCCGGCGGGCGAAATCGCTGCGAGGTGAGTAA
- a CDS encoding P-II family nitrogen regulator — protein sequence MVKIEAIVRHHRLDEIKNALVAAGFHGLTVTEVRGFGRQKGQKETYRGAEYKIDFIPKLKIELVVPTESSEKAISSIIKTAQTGQIGDGKIFVSEIKEAIRIRTGETGGTAL from the coding sequence ATGGTTAAGATTGAGGCGATTGTTCGGCACCACCGGTTGGATGAAATCAAGAACGCCCTGGTGGCGGCAGGTTTTCACGGCCTGACGGTCACGGAAGTGCGCGGTTTCGGCCGACAAAAAGGTCAGAAAGAAACGTATCGCGGTGCCGAATATAAGATCGACTTCATTCCCAAGTTGAAGATCGAGCTGGTCGTTCCCACCGAGTCGAGCGAAAAAGCCATCAGCTCGATCATCAAGACTGCTCAAACCGGCCAGATCGGCGACGGCAAGATTTTTGTTTCGGAAATCAAGGAAGCCATCCGCATTCGCACCGGCGAAACCGGCGGCACGGCTCTTTAA
- a CDS encoding BON domain-containing protein, with the protein MVSTCSDSVLSTASCDADQRLQTRIVTQLSQSHHQALRKLAVEVREGLVTLRGNVRWFYEKQVAIQHCQAEGARQLIDAVEVAAG; encoded by the coding sequence ATGGTTTCGACGTGCTCTGATTCCGTTCTGTCGACTGCCTCTTGCGATGCTGATCAGAGGCTGCAGACGCGGATTGTTACTCAGCTTTCGCAAAGCCATCACCAGGCTCTGCGTAAGTTGGCCGTCGAAGTTCGCGAGGGGCTCGTCACGCTCCGCGGCAATGTCCGCTGGTTCTACGAAAAGCAGGTCGCCATCCAGCACTGCCAGGCCGAAGGGGCCCGGCAGTTGATCGATGCGGTCGAAGTCGCTGCGGGTTAG
- a CDS encoding VOC family protein, whose amino-acid sequence MKIIELNHVALHVADLEKSCAFYRDVLQLPPMERPAFTFPGAWFRLGERQELHLIGGRQIQPQSQRRGNHWAIQVDDLDAWEAHLTKADYPFFPRVRRPDGAGQVFLVDPDGHFIELCTPPGVIP is encoded by the coding sequence ATGAAAATCATCGAACTCAATCACGTGGCGCTGCATGTCGCCGATCTGGAAAAGAGCTGCGCGTTCTATCGGGACGTGCTGCAGCTGCCGCCGATGGAGCGGCCGGCGTTTACTTTTCCCGGGGCTTGGTTTCGCTTGGGCGAGCGGCAGGAATTGCATTTGATCGGCGGGCGGCAGATTCAGCCACAGTCGCAGCGGCGGGGGAATCACTGGGCAATTCAGGTCGACGATCTCGATGCCTGGGAAGCCCACCTGACGAAGGCCGATTATCCGTTTTTTCCGCGCGTTCGACGGCCGGATGGGGCAGGCCAGGTCTTTTTGGTCGATCCCGATGGGCATTTTATCGAACTTTGTACCCCTCCTGGCGTGATTCCATAA
- a CDS encoding TPR end-of-group domain-containing protein, translating to MSDPNRIRRQQILREAEGYLDLITVFGGRWPCRPDVRDQVANRVLATLDRIDNPGGLRGHILFLRGQALRTMERYADAIKPLRDAADLEQGNFHIRLALGWCYKRVRRLDLAIQALEEALEADAEQPILHYNLACYWSLAGNAKIACSYLSQAFELQPDYRDLVGSERDFDPIRKHPYFQSLTSVIV from the coding sequence ATGTCCGATCCCAATCGCATCCGACGCCAACAAATCCTTCGGGAAGCCGAAGGCTATTTGGATCTCATCACCGTCTTTGGTGGACGTTGGCCTTGTCGCCCCGATGTGCGCGATCAGGTTGCCAACCGAGTGCTGGCAACGCTCGATCGCATCGATAATCCGGGCGGCCTGCGGGGACACATTCTGTTCCTCCGCGGTCAGGCCCTGCGAACCATGGAACGCTACGCCGACGCGATCAAACCGCTCCGCGACGCAGCCGACCTCGAGCAGGGCAATTTCCATATCCGCTTGGCCCTCGGCTGGTGCTACAAGCGCGTCCGCCGTCTCGACCTCGCCATTCAAGCCTTGGAAGAAGCTCTCGAAGCCGACGCCGAGCAACCGATTCTGCACTACAACCTGGCTTGCTACTGGAGCCTGGCTGGCAACGCAAAAATCGCCTGCTCTTATCTATCGCAGGCCTTCGAATTGCAGCCCGACTACCGCGACCTAGTCGGCAGCGAACGGGACTTCGATCCGATTCGCAAGCACCCTTATTTTCAATCACTGACCAGCGTGATTGTCTAA
- a CDS encoding DUF1559 domain-containing protein, producing MQRVRIKRAFTLVELLVVIAIIGVLVALLLPAVQAAREAARRTSCANNMRQMGLGLHNHHDTYLVFPPGGTYYGNCCTPSTYTNWALELLPFVEQLNLYTKYRQNEENISTNNITEVGQKRVKAYECASDTMLGKLEAPDSGPNPAGQKWMHSSYRAVSGKLNMQVGHGAWDSYEPGLWPGGVMDHQYKSFLHSIGVSYNGAPAGTTSAAMGGPERMSNCTDGTSNTLMVGEYTTRTLTDRGTFWAYTYASYNQSSVGPESRLYGMPFGRSSTDKEGCWGTPGQYAEQPCKRAFNSEHTRGSNWTLGDASVKFVSVNVDINLLQNMATMAGGEAQVLP from the coding sequence ATGCAACGGGTGCGAATCAAGCGGGCGTTTACGCTTGTGGAATTGCTGGTCGTAATTGCCATCATTGGCGTCTTGGTGGCGTTACTGCTTCCCGCCGTGCAAGCGGCGCGTGAAGCCGCGCGGCGAACCAGTTGCGCAAACAACATGCGGCAGATGGGGCTCGGGCTGCACAACCATCACGATACGTATTTGGTCTTTCCGCCGGGCGGAACGTACTACGGCAACTGCTGCACGCCGTCGACATACACCAACTGGGCGCTGGAACTGCTGCCGTTCGTCGAACAGCTGAATCTCTACACCAAGTACCGCCAGAACGAAGAGAATATTTCGACCAACAACATTACCGAAGTCGGCCAGAAGCGAGTGAAGGCCTACGAATGCGCATCGGACACGATGCTGGGTAAGTTGGAAGCACCCGATAGCGGCCCGAACCCTGCCGGGCAAAAGTGGATGCACTCCAGCTACCGCGCGGTGAGCGGCAAGCTCAACATGCAAGTCGGCCACGGCGCCTGGGATAGTTATGAGCCTGGTCTCTGGCCCGGCGGCGTGATGGATCATCAGTACAAGTCGTTCCTGCATTCGATCGGCGTCTCTTACAACGGCGCACCAGCCGGCACGACCAGCGCCGCGATGGGTGGTCCAGAACGAATGTCGAACTGCACCGACGGCACGAGCAATACGCTGATGGTCGGCGAATACACCACGCGCACCTTGACCGACCGCGGTACGTTCTGGGCTTACACTTACGCGTCCTACAACCAATCGTCGGTCGGCCCCGAAAGTCGCTTGTATGGAATGCCGTTCGGGCGGAGTTCGACAGACAAGGAAGGCTGCTGGGGCACTCCCGGTCAGTATGCCGAGCAACCCTGCAAACGGGCCTTCAACAGCGAACATACTCGCGGCAGCAACTGGACGCTCGGCGACGCTTCGGTGAAATTCGTCAGCGTCAATGTCGACATCAACCTGCTACAAAACATGGCCACGATGGCGGGCGGCGAAGCCCAGGTCCTGCCGTAG